AAAAGCGACTTAGTCCCAGGTATGCTTAAAGAATTCAGTATTGAGAGAAATGAGGAATACAATCCATTAAGTAATTTACCAGAGTATATTGAACAAGAAAACGCATTTATGTCAGGTTCAGCAGAAACCCAAAAATATTATATGTTATCCTTAGAAAAGGCACTTGAAATTGCAATGAACTGTAGTAGAGAGTACCTGACAAAAAAAGAAGCATTATATCTTTCAGCATTAAATCTAACCTTGGAGAGGTACCAATATACGCCAATTTTTTCAAGTAAAAGTAAAGCAACAATTACACAACAAACCTATGACAAAAAAGTTCCATCTGAATATACCCGTGCTATGAATGCCATAAAAAATTCAATCCCTAACATACAAAACATTACAGGAACCTCTGCTCAATTGCTTAGACAATATCATCAAATATTGGAACAAGCAGGGGATGTCGCTGGCTGGACACAGCCAGATATTGAAATCGTCGACAGACAATCAGGAAAAGGCTCTATCCAATCGGGTGTATCTATGTTGTTTTTAGGCGGTGGCAGGTTAGCACTTCAACTAACAAATAACTTCTTCCGATTCTTAAGTGGTGTTCCTGATAAAGAAGCAGGAAGCGTATTATCCGCATCATTTACCCAACCTCTTTGGCGGGGAAGGGGGAGAGAAATTTCAATGGAAAAATTAACACAGGCAGAAAGAGATGTCTTATACGATTTAAGGGATTTTACCCGTTATCGTCAAGAGTTTGTGGTTAGAATTTGTAAAGCGTATTATTCTGTTTTAGAACAACGAGATATCGTGAAAAATAATTATCAAAGTTACTTAAATTTCAAAGCAAGTTATGAACGAGAAAATGCTTTTGCTCAGGAAGGTAGAAAAACATTAACAGAAATTGGAAGAATACAGCAGGCATTGTTAAGTGCAGAAGACACATGGATAAACTCATTAAGACGATATAAAGAATCATTAGATGAATTTAAAATATCCATTGGATTGTCAACAGATAGCCTCGTAATGCTCGACCCTAATGAATTAGAAAAATTAAAAGAAGGCGGATTAAAACACCCAAAAATAACAGACGAAGATGCCGTAAAAGTCGCCTTAGTAACAAGGTTAGAAATTTATACACAAAAAGATATAGTTGAAGATACAATAAGAAAAATAAAAGTCGCCGAAAACGCCTTAAAGCCAGGAATTGATTTGTTTTTAGAGGGAAACATTTCAAATCAAGGAAAAACAAATTATGAAGATTTAGATTTCCGTAGAGGAACATATAGCGGAGGATTGAATTTAGATTTGCCATTAAGTCAGAAAGAAAAAAGAAATGCATATCGAACTGCTTTAATTAACTACGAAAGGGCAGTACGAGAATTATCATTGAAAGAAGATGAGGTAAAACTCGATGTGAGAACTGCATGGAGAAATTTAGAACAGGCGAAAAGGAATTATGAAATTGCACAAAAAAGTGTAGAGTTGAGTCAACGTCGTGTAGAAGAACAAAATCTCCTTGCTGAATTGGGTAGAGCAACCGCATTAGATTTAGTAGATGCACAAAATGATTTAACAAGAGCACAAAACAATTTAACTTCCGCAATTATAGCCCACAATATAGCCCGTCTTGAATTTTGGAAAAACATCGGTATTTTGTATATTAAACCAGACGGCAAGTGGGAGGAGATAAAAGATGTTAAATAATAACAGAAGAAAAAGATATTATTGGTTTATTACTTTATTAATAGTTCTCCTTGGTGCCTCATATTTTATTTATAAAGGAATAATGAGTAAACCTCAAGTAACTGCAAACGTCGTTTTCCCTGTCACAAGGGGAAACTTTGATATAACAATTTTAGAAGGAGGAAGTATCGAAGCTAAAGAATCATTACAAATAAAATCAGAAGTCCAAGGAGAAACAAAAATATTAAGCATTGTAGAAGAGGGATATTATGTAACACCTGAGGACGTCCAGGCAGGAAAAATATTGGTTGAATTAGATGCAAAAAAATTGTTAGACCAGCAAACAGAACAAGAACTACGATTTCAAAATGCAAAAGCAAGTTTAGCAAATGCAGAAGAACAATATGAAATACAAAAAAATCAAAACGAAATTGATATTCGCCAAAATGAATTAGCAGTAAAATTCGCACGAATGGAAATAGAAAAATATTTAGGTATCGATACAACAGAAGAAATATTAAAAAAAATAGGTGTTGACGAAGAAAACATCCAAAAATTAATAATTTTAGAAAAAGAGCCTCAGCTGAATATAGATGAAGAAAATAATAAAGGACAGGAAAAAAGAGACGTTAATGGAGAAGGTGAAAACAACATAACGAAACCAGAGAAAGAAGAGAATAGAGAAAATACCGCAACAATGTTAATATCTTCATTGACTTCCGAAGGTATTGATTTTAGAAAATATGCTGATTCTGCACTTTTAGGTGATGGAGTAGCACAACAAACTCTTCAAAAATACACAACAGATGTTATTTTATCGGAAGAAGACCTTAAATTAGCCCAAAAAAAATTGGAAGGAACACGGAGGTTGTTTGAAAAAGCATTTGTAACACAAACAGACCTCGAAACTGATGAACTAACACTCAAAAGAAAAGAGGTAGCCTTAGAACAGGCAAATACCAACAAGTCTCTTTTTATACAATATGAATTTCCAAAACAAGCAGAAAGACTTGTTGCAGAATATATTGAAGCAGTATGGAAATACATTCGAATACAAAAACTCGCAAAGTCACGATTAGCACAGGCTGAAGCAAACCTGAATTCAGCAAAGGCACAATTTGCCCTCGAGTCACGAAAGAAGAGAGAACTTGAAGAACAAATCCAAAAATGTACCATACGAGCCACCAAACCAGGATTGGTTGTTTATGGCGGAGAAGAAGACCGTTTCATGCAAGAACGAATACAAGAAGGTACTTCCGTAAGGGAACGGCAAATTATAATTACA
This portion of the Candidatus Hydrogenedens sp. genome encodes:
- a CDS encoding TolC family protein is translated as KSDLVPGMLKEFSIERNEEYNPLSNLPEYIEQENAFMSGSAETQKYYMLSLEKALEIAMNCSREYLTKKEALYLSALNLTLERYQYTPIFSSKSKATITQQTYDKKVPSEYTRAMNAIKNSIPNIQNITGTSAQLLRQYHQILEQAGDVAGWTQPDIEIVDRQSGKGSIQSGVSMLFLGGGRLALQLTNNFFRFLSGVPDKEAGSVLSASFTQPLWRGRGREISMEKLTQAERDVLYDLRDFTRYRQEFVVRICKAYYSVLEQRDIVKNNYQSYLNFKASYERENAFAQEGRKTLTEIGRIQQALLSAEDTWINSLRRYKESLDEFKISIGLSTDSLVMLDPNELEKLKEGGLKHPKITDEDAVKVALVTRLEIYTQKDIVEDTIRKIKVAENALKPGIDLFLEGNISNQGKTNYEDLDFRRGTYSGGLNLDLPLSQKEKRNAYRTALINYERAVRELSLKEDEVKLDVRTAWRNLEQAKRNYEIAQKSVELSQRRVEEQNLLAELGRATALDLVDAQNDLTRAQNNLTSAIIAHNIARLEFWKNIGILYIKPDGKWEEIKDVK
- a CDS encoding efflux RND transporter periplasmic adaptor subunit, coding for MSKPQVTANVVFPVTRGNFDITILEGGSIEAKESLQIKSEVQGETKILSIVEEGYYVTPEDVQAGKILVELDAKKLLDQQTEQELRFQNAKASLANAEEQYEIQKNQNEIDIRQNELAVKFARMEIEKYLGIDTTEEILKKIGVDEENIQKLIILEKEPQLNIDEENNKGQEKRDVNGEGENNITKPEKEENRENTATMLISSLTSEGIDFRKYADSALLGDGVAQQTLQKYTTDVILSEEDLKLAQKKLEGTRRLFEKAFVTQTDLETDELTLKRKEVALEQANTNKSLFIQYEFPKQAERLVAEYIEAVWKYIRIQKLAKSRLAQAEANLNSAKAQFALESRKKRELEEQIQKCTIRATKPGLVVYGGEEDRFMQERIQEGTSVRERQIIITIPDTSVMQVRSKIHESNIKRVKQGQKVRIRVDAFPDELLTGMVEKVAVLPNAQNRWLNPDLKVYDTFIIIDGTHTWLKPGMTAQVEILVAELKNVLYVPLQSVFNVDNQQVCYVQKGNDIEMRIVKTGEFNESFIEIKEGLKEGEKVLLYVPGQPIPSSGKENQGI